From the Cohaesibacter sp. ES.047 genome, one window contains:
- a CDS encoding L-ribulose-5-phosphate 4-epimerase: MLAELREDVFRANLELNERGVVVYTWGNVSGIDREQGLVVIKPSGVPYEDMTADDMVVVDLENNVVWGDKKPSSDTKTHTTLYKAFPALGGVTHTHSRHAVAWAQARRDIPCLGTTQADYCSGPVPCTAPLTEEEVNRDYETTTAEAIIRRFDGIDPVAVPMVLVAGHGPFAWGKDAAESVRNAVILEEIANMATLTATISNPLKPLEQYVLDYHYERKHGKNAWYGQ, from the coding sequence TTGCTAGCAGAACTGCGAGAAGACGTTTTCCGCGCCAATCTTGAATTGAATGAGCGCGGTGTCGTGGTCTACACATGGGGCAATGTAAGCGGTATTGATCGGGAACAGGGTCTGGTGGTGATCAAGCCATCGGGGGTTCCCTATGAGGATATGACCGCTGATGACATGGTCGTTGTGGATCTCGAGAACAATGTTGTCTGGGGCGACAAGAAGCCCTCGTCGGACACCAAAACGCATACGACCCTCTATAAAGCCTTTCCCGCCCTTGGTGGCGTCACCCACACACATTCACGTCATGCTGTCGCCTGGGCTCAGGCCCGCAGGGACATTCCTTGTCTTGGGACGACGCAGGCCGATTATTGTTCTGGCCCCGTGCCCTGCACTGCGCCGCTGACGGAAGAAGAAGTCAATCGGGATTACGAGACCACGACCGCCGAAGCTATCATTCGCCGGTTCGATGGGATTGATCCGGTTGCCGTACCCATGGTGCTTGTCGCCGGTCACGGGCCGTTTGCTTGGGGCAAGGATGCGGCGGAATCCGTGCGCAATGCAGTGATCCTTGAAGAGATTGCGAATATGGCAACGCTGACAGCGACCATATCCAACCCTCTCAAGCCGCTGGAGCAATATGTGCTCGATTATCACTATGAGCGCAAACACGGCAAAAACGCCTGGTACGGCCAGTAG
- the araA gene encoding L-arabinose isomerase yields the protein MYGLKPLKFWFICGSQHLYGPETLEQVSANAREVVAGLNDSGRLVLPVEFAGMVTRPNEITDVCQRASNDPECGGVIVWMHTFSPAKMWIRGLNLLTKPILHLHTQYRADLPWDSLDMDYMNLHQAAHGDREGGHIHTRMRLARKVVVGHWKEADVQDRIDAWMRAARAWNDWQGGRICRFGDNMRDVAVTEGDKVGAEMALGMGVDGWAVGDLVARMAQFSDAEVEARAAEYDEAYTLMPELAPSGARRDSLLDAARQELGIEAFLKEGGYTAFTHTFQDLHGLNQLPGLAPQRLMAQGFGFSGEGDWKTPAIIRALKVMGHGLTGACSFMEDYTYNMVDGQECVLGSHMLEVCPTIAEGKPTMEIHPLGIGGKADPVRLVFNSRKGRAVNASLIDMGNRFRLIANVVESIDHPDLPKLPVARAVWETKPDLKTACAAWIYAGGAHHTAYSYDVTTEMLEDFAEIAGIELCVIDEDTEIGAFKQTLRNNEIYWHFAKGIRA from the coding sequence ATGTACGGATTGAAACCGCTCAAATTCTGGTTCATCTGCGGCTCGCAGCATCTTTATGGACCGGAGACGCTCGAGCAGGTCAGCGCCAATGCGCGTGAGGTCGTGGCTGGTTTGAATGACAGTGGGCGTCTCGTCCTGCCGGTCGAATTTGCGGGCATGGTCACCAGGCCCAATGAAATCACCGATGTCTGCCAGCGGGCTTCCAACGATCCCGAATGTGGCGGTGTCATCGTTTGGATGCACACCTTCTCCCCGGCAAAAATGTGGATTCGTGGTCTTAACCTGCTGACCAAACCGATCCTTCATCTGCACACCCAGTATCGGGCTGACCTGCCTTGGGACAGCCTCGATATGGATTACATGAACCTGCATCAGGCAGCACATGGCGACCGCGAAGGCGGGCATATTCATACTCGCATGCGGCTTGCTCGCAAGGTGGTCGTCGGTCACTGGAAGGAAGCGGACGTTCAGGACCGCATTGATGCCTGGATGCGTGCTGCACGCGCTTGGAATGACTGGCAGGGTGGCCGGATCTGCCGCTTTGGCGACAACATGCGCGATGTCGCCGTGACCGAAGGGGACAAGGTCGGGGCAGAAATGGCGCTGGGCATGGGCGTTGACGGTTGGGCGGTTGGCGATCTGGTTGCCCGTATGGCGCAATTCTCAGATGCCGAGGTTGAAGCCCGCGCGGCTGAGTATGACGAAGCCTACACTCTGATGCCGGAACTGGCTCCGAGCGGTGCGCGCCGCGACAGTCTTCTTGATGCTGCGCGTCAGGAACTGGGCATCGAAGCCTTCCTTAAGGAAGGGGGCTATACGGCCTTTACCCATACTTTCCAGGATCTGCATGGGCTCAATCAGCTTCCCGGTCTTGCGCCTCAGCGCCTGATGGCGCAGGGCTTTGGCTTCTCGGGTGAGGGTGACTGGAAAACCCCGGCCATCATCCGCGCCTTGAAAGTCATGGGCCATGGCCTCACCGGTGCCTGCTCCTTCATGGAAGACTACACCTACAACATGGTTGACGGTCAGGAATGCGTGCTTGGCTCGCATATGCTCGAAGTTTGCCCGACGATTGCCGAAGGCAAGCCGACGATGGAAATCCATCCTCTGGGTATTGGTGGCAAGGCTGATCCGGTCCGTCTGGTGTTCAACTCCCGTAAAGGACGTGCGGTTAATGCCAGCCTTATCGACATGGGCAACCGTTTCCGCCTGATCGCCAACGTGGTTGAATCCATCGATCATCCGGATCTGCCCAAATTGCCGGTTGCGCGCGCTGTATGGGAAACCAAGCCCGATCTGAAAACCGCTTGTGCGGCCTGGATCTATGCGGGCGGCGCGCATCACACCGCCTACAGCTATGATGTGACGACGGAAATGCTCGAAGATTTTGCTGAAATCGCAGGGATCGAGCTTTGCGTGATCGACGAAGATACCGAAATCGGTGCCTTCAAGCAGACCTTGCGCAACAACGAGATCTATTGGCACTTCGCCAAAGGGATCCGCGCCTGA
- the araC gene encoding arabinose operon transcriptional regulator AraC, giving the protein MDDHSYFNPSEDAAVQRIFRKLAYRSNRSDDDTQVAPLFPGFEFDVRLVASITPIEKDGPLDFYIDRPDGMRGWIINLTVDGVGRVFDGKNSFTVHPGDLLLFPPGSKHFYGRDFDADKWWHRWIYFQPRAFWKPWLHWETNIDGVYLMRKNEESKTSELFRLFVEVEKWADSPGSLSVDLAFNRLEHILLQCARTTRTPKTTSRVLDERVLAACSMISENLDKSLTVKEIASHVCLSPSRLSHLFQKNIGTGVVQWRDGQRVQYAMQILRVTNVPIKSLSQMVGYDDPLYFSRVFRRHTGMSPRTFRERSLPQNGGGQTDEVNSVIGSDQAMGPESLSKLPT; this is encoded by the coding sequence ATGGACGATCATTCTTATTTCAATCCAAGTGAAGATGCTGCCGTTCAGCGCATTTTTCGCAAGCTCGCCTATCGCTCCAACCGGTCGGATGACGACACGCAAGTCGCTCCTCTCTTTCCCGGCTTCGAGTTCGACGTGCGCCTTGTGGCCAGCATCACGCCGATTGAAAAGGACGGCCCGCTCGACTTCTACATTGACCGGCCCGACGGCATGCGCGGCTGGATCATCAACCTGACCGTCGACGGGGTCGGACGTGTCTTTGATGGCAAGAATTCCTTCACCGTCCATCCGGGAGATTTGCTGCTTTTCCCTCCCGGATCAAAGCATTTTTACGGGCGCGACTTCGACGCTGACAAATGGTGGCACCGCTGGATCTATTTCCAGCCCCGCGCCTTCTGGAAACCGTGGCTGCATTGGGAAACCAACATCGACGGCGTCTATCTGATGCGCAAGAATGAAGAGAGCAAGACCAGCGAACTGTTCCGCCTCTTCGTCGAGGTGGAAAAATGGGCTGATTCACCCGGCAGCCTCTCGGTAGACCTTGCCTTCAATCGTCTCGAACACATCCTGCTGCAATGCGCGCGCACCACACGCACCCCCAAAACCACCAGCCGCGTGCTGGACGAACGTGTCCTCGCCGCCTGCTCGATGATTTCCGAAAATCTGGACAAATCTCTGACCGTCAAGGAAATCGCCAGCCACGTCTGCCTGTCGCCCTCACGCCTGTCGCATCTGTTTCAGAAAAACATCGGCACCGGCGTCGTGCAGTGGCGAGATGGCCAGCGCGTGCAATATGCCATGCAGATCCTTCGGGTCACCAACGTCCCCATCAAATCCCTCTCGCAAATGGTCGGATATGATGATCCGCTCTATTTCTCGCGCGTTTTCCGCCGCCACACCGGCATGAGCCCACGCACCTTCCGCGAACGCAGTCTGCCACAAAATGGTGGTGGCCAGACCGACGAAGTGAACAGCGTCATTGGTTCGGATCAAGCCATGGGGCCGGAAAGTCTTTCCAAGCTACCAACATAG
- a CDS encoding ribulokinase has product MATDQQTCTLGLDFGSDSVRAVIVSVENGDELASAVATYPRWAEGKFCDPTRQQFRQHPADHLEAMTSAVKGALAEMGDQKPDIIGIGVDTTGSSPMPLTADGTALALKDGFATDPDAMCILWKDHTSVKEAEDINTLCHSGKFPDYTKYVGGIYSSEWFWAKILNVGRNNPEVFQAAATWVEFCDWIPSVLTGVDDANNVVRGVCAAGHKALWNPEFDGLPSLEWMTALDPCLGNLGYPMFTETRTSDQSAGGLSEEWAGRFGLKAGIPVAVGAFDCHMGAVGAGIEDYSLVRVMGTSTCDILVAPPEEVGDTLVRGICGQVPGSAMPDSIGFEAGQSSFGDVFAWFERILTWNRKSSAKSGSLLPELEAEAALLPPGGYGERALDWLNGRRTPDADQTVKAIIAGLHLGSTAPSIYRALIEATAFGSRAIVERFEEQGIPVKKIVGIGGIARKSDLISQVCADVMNRSIYVIESDQCCARGAAIFAATAAGAYDDIHAAKDAMHSPVEKVFEPNPEAHKIYDELYKDYQRIGAFAGELSKS; this is encoded by the coding sequence ATGGCCACCGATCAGCAGACCTGCACTTTGGGTTTGGATTTTGGATCCGACAGCGTAAGAGCCGTCATTGTCAGTGTCGAAAATGGGGATGAACTGGCCTCTGCCGTCGCGACCTATCCGCGCTGGGCGGAAGGAAAATTCTGCGATCCGACCCGTCAACAATTTCGCCAGCATCCGGCAGATCATCTCGAAGCCATGACCAGCGCCGTCAAGGGCGCGTTGGCCGAGATGGGAGATCAGAAGCCCGACATCATCGGGATTGGCGTTGATACCACCGGGTCGTCCCCGATGCCGCTGACCGCCGATGGTACGGCTCTGGCGCTCAAGGACGGTTTCGCGACCGACCCGGACGCCATGTGCATCCTGTGGAAGGACCATACCTCCGTCAAGGAAGCCGAAGACATCAACACGCTGTGTCATTCCGGCAAGTTTCCCGACTACACCAAATATGTTGGCGGAATCTATTCGTCTGAATGGTTCTGGGCCAAGATCCTCAATGTGGGCCGCAACAACCCGGAAGTCTTTCAGGCCGCGGCCACGTGGGTCGAATTCTGCGACTGGATCCCCTCGGTTCTGACGGGTGTCGACGATGCCAACAATGTTGTTCGCGGTGTTTGCGCGGCAGGCCACAAAGCCCTGTGGAACCCGGAATTCGATGGGCTGCCGAGCCTTGAATGGATGACGGCGCTTGATCCATGCCTTGGCAATCTGGGCTATCCGATGTTCACCGAAACCCGCACCTCCGATCAGTCCGCCGGTGGATTGAGCGAGGAATGGGCAGGACGCTTTGGTCTGAAGGCCGGTATTCCTGTTGCTGTCGGTGCGTTCGACTGCCATATGGGCGCAGTCGGTGCTGGTATCGAGGACTATTCGCTGGTGCGCGTAATGGGCACCTCGACCTGCGATATTCTGGTTGCGCCACCCGAAGAGGTTGGCGACACGCTTGTGCGCGGGATCTGTGGTCAGGTTCCGGGCAGTGCGATGCCCGACTCGATCGGATTTGAAGCCGGTCAGTCGTCATTCGGTGATGTGTTTGCATGGTTTGAGCGGATTCTGACATGGAACCGCAAGAGCAGCGCCAAGTCCGGCTCTTTGTTGCCTGAACTGGAAGCAGAAGCTGCCCTTCTGCCGCCGGGAGGCTATGGCGAGCGTGCGCTCGACTGGCTGAACGGTCGCCGGACACCGGACGCCGATCAGACCGTGAAGGCGATCATTGCTGGTCTACATCTGGGTTCGACAGCGCCGTCGATCTATCGTGCCCTCATCGAAGCCACCGCCTTTGGCTCGCGGGCGATCGTCGAGCGCTTCGAAGAACAGGGCATTCCGGTCAAGAAGATCGTCGGGATTGGCGGGATTGCGCGCAAGTCCGACCTGATCTCGCAGGTCTGTGCCGATGTGATGAACCGCAGCATCTATGTGATCGAATCCGATCAGTGCTGTGCCCGTGGCGCGGCGATCTTTGCGGCCACGGCTGCTGGTGCCTATGACGATATCCACGCCGCCAAGGATGCCATGCACAGTCCGGTGGAAAAGGTCTTTGAGCCCAATCCCGAAGCCCACAAGATCTATGATGAACTCTACAAGGACTATCAGCGGATCGGCGCCTTTGCTGGCGAGCTTTCCAAGTCTTAA
- the pfkB gene encoding 1-phosphofructokinase: MSAKVNIATVTLNPAIDQTIRIDNFVAGGVNRVLGEQSDAGGKGVNVASFLSHFGHKVAVTGLLGARNPAIFERLFHDCGIVNRFVMAHGSTRINVKIVDTIQNRVTDVNFPGLSVSSYDVDGVFAAIDDLCAEGVGSFLFAGSLPAGTSTGLYAEIVAHLKAMGKRVVLDTSGPALKEAVLKGPDIIKPNLHEFNELTGNALTKPKDIVRVARELSDSSNVPLVVVSLGERGALFVTSEEALWARPPKVDVSTTVGAGDAMVAGLMHCLQLDLSLSDMARQSTACSVGALTEVGPLLPDVSVIDALAQKVKIEPVEL, from the coding sequence ATGTCTGCCAAAGTGAACATAGCCACTGTGACGCTCAATCCCGCGATTGATCAGACGATCCGGATCGACAATTTTGTCGCCGGAGGGGTCAACAGGGTGCTCGGCGAGCAGTCCGATGCGGGGGGGAAGGGGGTCAATGTGGCGTCCTTTCTGTCGCACTTCGGCCACAAGGTTGCAGTGACTGGATTGCTCGGGGCGCGGAACCCGGCGATTTTCGAGCGCCTGTTTCACGATTGCGGCATCGTCAACCGCTTTGTCATGGCGCATGGATCGACGCGGATCAATGTCAAGATTGTCGATACGATTCAGAACCGTGTGACGGATGTGAACTTTCCCGGCCTATCAGTGAGCTCCTATGACGTGGATGGCGTTTTTGCTGCCATCGATGACTTGTGTGCCGAAGGGGTAGGGAGTTTCCTCTTCGCGGGAAGTCTGCCTGCTGGAACGTCGACGGGTCTTTATGCGGAGATCGTCGCTCATCTCAAGGCCATGGGCAAACGGGTGGTGTTGGATACCAGCGGGCCCGCGCTGAAGGAAGCGGTGCTCAAAGGGCCTGATATCATCAAGCCCAACCTGCATGAATTCAACGAGCTCACTGGGAATGCCCTTACCAAGCCCAAAGACATCGTTCGTGTCGCGCGTGAATTGTCTGACAGCTCCAATGTGCCGCTCGTGGTGGTTTCGCTCGGGGAGCGCGGTGCCCTGTTCGTGACCAGCGAAGAGGCGCTTTGGGCCCGCCCGCCCAAGGTCGATGTCAGCACGACCGTCGGGGCCGGGGATGCGATGGTTGCCGGTCTCATGCATTGTCTGCAGCTTGACCTGTCGCTGTCAGACATGGCGCGCCAGTCAACGGCCTGCTCTGTCGGGGCTTTGACCGAGGTGGGGCCCCTGTTGCCCGATGTTTCGGTGATTGACGCGCTTGCGCAGAAGGTAAAAATCGAACCGGTCGAGCTCTAG
- a CDS encoding YhcH/YjgK/YiaL family protein → MLSANLNNLSIIPYLQPELAEIIGKVKALVESKPALGRHEIDGDKFFVNFVEDHTEPFADRRPEFHRNYLDIQVLAEGAEIIGWSHSPATRITEDLLKEKDVAFTKGSENEKLLTLAPMDFAIFYPGEVHRPLVATEEGPMKIFKFVAKIHRSLLEK, encoded by the coding sequence ATGCTATCTGCCAATCTGAACAACCTGTCCATCATCCCCTATCTGCAGCCCGAGCTGGCCGAGATCATCGGCAAGGTCAAGGCGCTGGTCGAGAGCAAACCGGCTCTGGGGCGGCACGAGATCGACGGAGACAAGTTTTTCGTCAATTTTGTCGAGGATCACACCGAGCCTTTCGCAGACCGGAGACCAGAGTTTCACCGGAATTATCTTGATATTCAGGTTCTTGCGGAAGGGGCCGAGATCATCGGATGGAGCCACTCGCCTGCGACCCGCATCACCGAAGACCTATTGAAGGAAAAAGACGTGGCCTTCACCAAGGGTTCCGAGAATGAAAAGCTTCTGACGCTTGCGCCGATGGATTTTGCGATTTTTTATCCAGGGGAGGTGCACCGGCCGCTGGTGGCGACAGAAGAGGGGCCGATGAAGATCTT